A DNA window from Synergistota bacterium contains the following coding sequences:
- a CDS encoding gamma-glutamyl-gamma-aminobutyrate hydrolase family protein (Members of this family of hydrolases with an active site Cys residue belong to MEROPS family C26.) → HRHRYEFNNHYREILSSKGLKIAGVSPNGELVEIIELEDHPWFVGVQFHPEFKSRPYKPSPLFRDFLKACIKQREGIL, encoded by the coding sequence ACATAGGCATAGATACGAATTTAACAACCATTATAGGGAAATATTATCTTCCAAAGGACTTAAGATAGCAGGAGTATCTCCTAACGGCGAGCTTGTGGAAATAATAGAGCTTGAGGATCATCCGTGGTTTGTAGGGGTTCAATTTCATCCTGAGTTTAAATCACGACCATATAAACCTAGTCCCTTGTTTAGGGATTTTCTAAAGGCTTGTATAAAGCAGAGGGAGGGGATATTATGA